The Oryza glaberrima chromosome 5, OglaRS2, whole genome shotgun sequence DNA segment TTGCCTCCTTCGTCTCTTTGAACCAGCTACCACCAAGCTATGGCCTGCGGGAGCCAGATATGTCGGGCTGTGGTTGTGTTGATTGTTGGACCGTGTGCCAAGTCAGCATGTCATGTCGAGGAAGAGGCTCAGTCAAAGGCCCAACAACAGCCGAGCCGTGCCTGAGCCAGATCAAATCTCCATGCTGTGGGCCTTTTGGCCAACTATATACACCACGGCCTCGCCTCGCACGATCAGATAGCCTATATGGCGTGACCGCACGCCTGCAGGGAGCTCTCTCTGCAGCTAAGCTACGGATAAAACGAAACGAATGAATGAAGCGATGTGAAAGAAGAGCAAAGGCGCCAAAACGTACACATAATTGCGAGGATACTTGTTCCTGCAACAACCATCCCGTATTTATATACGTATATGCGTCAAAACGGTCGCTCAGATCTCATACTCAAAACTCATATGTACAGCGACAGCGATCTTTATGTACTCACCTGCagggtgatcgatcgatcgatccatcgctAGTATATCAACACCAAAAAATGAAACCAAAATTTTCTACACGagtagaaacaaaaaaacaacttgtaaaaatgtatacTACTATACGTGTGGTTCGATCACGGACAGGCTCTGAGGATGCTGGCGAGGCCGGCGCGCTGCTCGCCGGTGAGGTTCTTGGGAAAGACGACGTCGAACTTCACCCGGAggtcgccgcgcgcggcggcagccttctcaccgccgtcggcggcggcggcgacgggcatgccctcgccggcgacgaccttcTCGTAGCCGGGGGAGATGACCTCGTCGCGGAACGTGAAGCTCATCTTCTCGCCGCCGATCAGCCGGAAGGAGAAGGACCAGCCGGTGAGCGCGCTCACCAGCGGCACCTCGGCCTTGAGCACCAGGTCGTTGCCTTTCCTCTTGAACACCTTGTGCTTCCTCTCCGAGATGGTGAACACGGCGTCGCCGGGGAGGCAGCCCGGCCGCTCGTCGCCCATGCCATCGAACGTCACCTTCATCCCCTTCTTCCAACCCGGCTTCACCCTGATCGTCTTCGTCTCCTCCTTCTTGGAAACCAGCCTAATTAATGCACATATGTTTACATAAGTCAGACATATAAAGATTTGACGTTTTcaacaaaatttgatcaaaccttTAAAGTTTTAAAGATCAAGTTCATATGAAAATAAGTTTACAAAATCTACTGccttcattccaaaatatacgCCCAGATATATTTTGAGAAACACgcaaaaaaatgattatattttgtaactggtgtagtaatccctccgttagtttcatattataagttgttttgacttttttcctaatcaaaattttttaagtttgatcaaatttataaaaaatataatagcactttaaaaaacatattatcaaaatatattatgcGTTTCATTTAATtgaactaatttggtgttataggtGTTGTAAATTTTtcttataaacttgattaaattttaaaaagtttgactaggaaaataAGTCAAAACGGCTTAATATGAaacaacggagggagtagtaaatactAAGCAAATTTTGCCATCAACGACAAATGTTTATGATTAGAGGGAAATATTATATCTACCTCTGCATATACTAGACGCATATAACCAACAATCAATTGAACAATTTTGAATTGAAATCAGATTAGGATAACGATGAACTAACTCCATCTGAGAGCCACAcactcggaaaaaaaaaagggaagtactaaaatatatcaaGCCTGGTTGCTAGTACAGTAGTTGCATGATCAGTGATCAGTGGTGTAAATACGTGAGCTTAATTATCGGTAAGCAGGCAGTCCAATCAGTGGTACAACTAGGAGAGGAGAGTCCAAGCTGAAAGGAAGTGCAGAGTCACTGTCTCCAATCCCTGCTACACCAGCAAACCTCACATGCAGGCAGAATACATAACACACCACCTAATCCTAATGCCACACAAACACAAGGACCACTTTTGATAGGTGATATCCTCCAAAAAGAGAGGCATTTCATCCCCAACAAACATGAGGCCTAAGAATTGTCTACTCAAGATAAGGGCCTAATCCCTACTAACTGCTAAGGAATTTTCTTTCTCCAATTGCATGCCTTGTTGATGGTGTTAGGTCTAGATAATCTTTTCTTGCAATAATAGGGCAGCTGCAATATAATGCTAGGTAGATGTATATGCACATACAAGGACGGGAGAGGAGGGCAGACAGCAAAGGACGCATGAGTGAAGATTTCATGTCTGCTCTAAAGGAAAAGCTAAATATTCTAGTGATAAATGCAGCCTGTACTGGTTGGCtggaaaaaaggaagaaaaaaaactcacctgAAAGATTGCTGTACTAACGATGTTAAAACAGTTTCACTTAATGAGCTAGGAGATGGATTGTTGACAACTTACTTAATTTCCTAGAAGTACAGCACATAGTTGGCCTAATTAAAAATGCATTTGGTATCACAGTAACAGTTCTGTTTGCCTAGCctgaagatttttctttttcatttttatgaAGGGGCGCCTAGGCTAAGGTTTCAAACGCAGTATGATCcttcttatttattttcaaaagtaGGCCCTCGAGTACTTAACACTAGCATTGTCAGACTCAGAATGAAAATTCCATTTCCACGCTGAAAAAAGCTTACCACTAAAACTAAATCTCCTTTCTAAATGCAGACACGCATGCATGATAATACCATGTCAGTAGTAAGACATATTACAAGCAGAAAACAATCTGTCATCTGTATATGTCAAGTAATGAATTATGGATTTCGAGTGATCAATGAAGCCGCAATGATGCTGTCGCGAATGAGTTAAAAACTGGGCGCATATGAACATTGTTTCCATGTATTTGTTGCATGCGATGCGAGacgcgcgatcgatcgatcgatcgatcgatcagctgcATGCCATTCCTAGCAGGTAGCAGAGGCAGGCAGGTACTAGCGACAGCTCAACTTACCCGTTCTTGGCGACGACGTCGCGGGTGTACTTCACCTCCTTCTTGCACCCGCTGCAGAGCTCCTCGAGGGTGCACTCCACCCTGCgctccagcggcggcgcctTGCGCACGACGCAGCTCGAGAACTCGGCgaaggcgcgccgccgcccgccgcctgcgGCCTCGCCGAGGCCCGTCGAGCTGTACAGCACCGGCTTCTTGAACTCCCTCGCCGGCGTGCCGCACGGCGcggtcctcgtcggcggcggcgccgccgccgagggcgcCTTCTTCTTCTCGGCGCCCTGCGCCCGCGGCATtgccgacgacggcgcacgcccgtcgccgccgactccgccggtagtggt contains these protein-coding regions:
- the LOC127772547 gene encoding uncharacterized protein LOC127772547; the protein is MGNPPELYYRILNISRDTSPKQIRAAYKTLVRQWHPDKHPPSSKNEAEARFKAITEAYEALLDQQENRAAFGARGNVDAVDEKGDRTAAAAGGGGGGATTTGGVGGDGRAPSSAMPRAQGAEKKKAPSAAAPPPTRTAPCGTPAREFKKPVLYSSTGLGEAAGGGRRRAFAEFSSCVVRKAPPLERRVECTLEELCSGCKKEVKYTRDVVAKNGLVSKKEETKTIRVKPGWKKGMKVTFDGMGDERPGCLPGDAVFTISERKHKVFKRKGNDLVLKAEVPLVSALTGWSFSFRLIGGEKMSFTFRDEVISPGYEKVVAGEGMPVAAAADGGEKAAAARGDLRVKFDVVFPKNLTGEQRAGLASILRACP